A window from Drosophila subobscura isolate 14011-0131.10 chromosome O, UCBerk_Dsub_1.0, whole genome shotgun sequence encodes these proteins:
- the LOC117898831 gene encoding dromyosuppressin, producing MSFAQFFVACCLAIVLATVANTQAAATQGPPLCQSGIIEEMPQHIRKVCMALENSDQLTTALKSYINNEASALVANSDDLLKNYNKRTDVDHVFLRFGKRR from the exons atgtCTTTTGCACAGTTctttgttgcctgctgcctggccatTGTGCTGGCGACTGTGGCCAATACCCAAGCGGCAGCCACCCAGGGACCGCCCCTATGCCAGTCGGGCATTATCGAGGAGATGCCGCAGCACATCAGGAAGGTGTGCATGGCTCTGGAGAACTCCGACCAGCTGACAACGGCCCTCAAGTCGTACATCAACAATGAGGCTTCGG ctcTGGTGGCCAACTCTGACGATCTGCTGAAGAACTACAACAAACGCACGGATGTGGATCATGTCTTTCTGCGATTTGGCAAGCGTCGTTAG